Genomic DNA from Magnolia sinica isolate HGM2019 chromosome 4, MsV1, whole genome shotgun sequence:
CCACAGGGTCACGATGTAGCACTCCATATTTGATCTTGCAATGAGTCattttgtaacaccccaaatttcaTAACCCGAGTTTAATACTCGTTTGCCGAAATCCTGAGTGTTAACCTCTAAAGATAGCCCATATTTcactgtattattattattattattattattatttaggaaTGAGGATCTCAACTGAAGAAAAACAAGTCAAACATAGAGGAAATATTTGAATATAAATCCCAAATGTACAGATGGTTGCCCATAGGGCTTACACAAACCGATGACTTAAATACACAAATTCAAAGGAGTATACAAAAGCAAATATGATAGaacttaaaaaattaataatctaAGTCGTAAGATCAACCAACTCCCCATGTTCCATGTGAGCTCTAACCTGTACATCCACAATGTATCATGCACCAACTGAATATGTTTTAATAGCGCCAATGGCTATCCCAATGAGGTATACCCCCCAAGATTACCGAGGCATCACAATAGTTAAGAGCAATATTCAAATAAAATTAAGGAAAGTATAATATTCAATCTATACTTCACAAGTATAAATACATGAATGTACAATTTACACTTCATAAGTAGAATATAAGAGAATACCACTTGCAAATCAAAAGAATGCACAACTTATATTTTCAAGTAACAATTTAAGAAGTCATAATATCTAAATTACAATTCACAACTCACAAGTAAAACACCGAATACACATCCAAACCACAATTCAAGATATAACTTAAGGAGATACAATTCACTCTTTCCCAACATAACCCACATCACCACAATATGCGATCACCAATTTAATCTTGattaatgcatgaatgtatgaatgcaatcagcatGGGGGTGCACAACCAGCTGAACAAATGAATGGACCTTCTGGACAGTTGACACATTCATGCAAGAGAATGAGTCTTTCAGATAGTCGACCCATTAAAAATGCAAAAATGGTCGTTCGAACAGTACActagtctttcaaacagtcaaccagCCCCTCAATAATACCCACGTGTCATGATTAACTAAACCGTTATTAGTCTAATTTACAAACATCACATCATAAAAGTTCAAAGGTCGCTATGAAGGTCGTctcccagcataagccgacagctcgggcatagtgtctcataccactatccCCGCCTCATAAGACTTTACCAAATGGAATTAACCTATACTCGAAAGATTATAAGTAGTGATCATCATACAATAGATTATGATATTTCATTTTTATAAACATCTACAACTAGTAGCCATTCATGATTCAACACGTAGACATTGCTATCACAAGTCCAGATATATTTCCAACAAAAAGAATCCTCCCAACAAGCCACATTAGCACCAAGTCCTTCAAGAACAACAAAATAATACAATCCACGAGTCAAGGGGCACAAATAATCCACGAGATGGTAAGTCTGCGACCACATAACATTTAATTTATTCACAGCTGGTTATTAGTTTGAGGAACCTCTAATGTACATATCTAGCAACATATAGCATTATATTTCAAATACAATTCAATAACTAACCAAGTGTCCAGAAGCTTGTTGGGATGTTTAGAAAGGTAGCAGTAGAGAAGGAGAGAAtataggagaatgagagagagaaatagagggaAATAGATTGGATCGGATCTCGTCGACTCGAGCTGAGTCACTGACTCATGTGAACTCAGTCAGGTTCAGTCCAAACGCTGATCGTGTCCAAGAGTTCTGTTGTTGTGCATTGCAGTAAGAAAAAAGAATTAGAGAGAAGGAAGAATggggaaagaaaggagaaagaaagcaaaaaaagaagAATGAGAGGAGAGGATTTGTGAGTCGAGTTGAAGAGGAATCAAGTCTGAGTCTGGTCGAGTTTAACTCTCTGTTGGACGTAACTTTGGGAGAAAAattatagaaaataaaaggaagaaaagagagaagggaaaggaaaaggaaaaggagagaagaaaggaaatcaAGGCGTGTTGACTCAGCCAAATCAACTTGTTGAATCGGTCAGTTGGGGTCGAGTTTGAGTCTGTGGATGTCAGGCTTGGGTCGGAAAACCCTTGGTGTGGATTGATCGTGCAACGAGAGTTGTTGGTGCGTTTAAAGTTCAACTGAGTCAGGTTTGAGCACCATCGGGTCAATTGAGTTGATTTCGTTCGAGCTCAGGTTCGATATTGATACATGAGTTGtgatcattttttttctaaatctaAATGCTAATTAGGGTTTATTTATCTTTGTTTAACATGTTTTTTATTTAAGAATTAACAATtccctaaaacctaaccctaatttagtTGGGAAAGCCAATGTACTTTGGTTTCGTAATCAAATCATAATGTTGATCCTAATAATGCAATTTTTGGTAAATTAGGTTAAGACTCTATCTTAAGGCAATTGGATTTGTCCTATTGACACTAGAACACGATCCAAATCAAGAGGAGAGgattcacccttcaagctttccttcATTATAATAGTTAGATTAGCATACTTTCATTTGTCATTTATTCTTAACGTATTACTCATGTTTAGTTTACATGAAAGATCTACTTGTGTTTAACTCTATATATATTTAAGATGTGACTAGAATCATTATGTACATTATATAATTGATATGCTTTATATTATAGACTTGTCTCTCTAATCTAATTAAGTAGACAATGTTATTTGCATATTGTTGATGCTTGTAAGTTAATGGAAGTAATGTTTTTTGTATTTGGAGGGTTGAATTGATCATGGCTTGGTTGACACTTGGTTGTGTTAAGGAGTTGTATTTGGAATCCAATGTTATACGTTGATGGATATGTACATTAGAAGTTCCTCGAACTAGTGGTCGGTTGTGAATGTATTAAATGTCATTTGGTTGTAGACTTACCATCTCGTGGATTATTTGTGCCAAGGTGGCTTATGGATAGTATTCTTTTGTTGTGTCCTTGAAGGACTTGGTGCTAATGTGACTTGTTGGGAGGATTCTTTTTTGTTGGAAATATATCTAGACTTGTTATGATAAAGTCTACGTGTGAAATCATGTGTGACCATTAGTTTTAgatgtttctaaaaatgaaatatcATGAATCTATTGTATTACAATCACTACTTGTAACCTTTCGATTGTAGGTAATTTTTCTTTGTTAGTCTCATGatccggggatggtggtatgagacactatgcctgagttgtcagcctatgctgggtgagGATTtctcatagtgacctttgagcttttctaatgtgatgtttgtaaattggactaataacggttgggttaatcatgcatacatggcacacgGGCGTTATCGAGTGTCCGGTTGGCTGTTTGAAAGACCATTGTATTGTTCGAACCACCTTTTTTGCATTTTGAATGGGTCAATTGTCTGAAAGACCTATTCTCTTGTATGAATAGGCCAACTGTCTGAAAGGTTCATTCATTTgttcagctggatgtgcatccccaggctgattgcattcatacattcatgcattaatCAAGATTAAATTGGTGATTGGATATTGTGGTTGCTTGTATTAAATCGGTGACAAATGGATTGTATCTCCTTGTGTGATACCTTGATTTGCAGTTTGAAAGTTATAGTTATTTGTATTATATTTGTAAGGTGTGGATTGTAATTCCTTATGTAATACTTTGAATTTGTAGTTGGATGTGCAATTGGTGTTGTACTTGTGAGTTGTGAATTTTAATTTAGATATTATTGTTTCCTGAATTGTACTTGAAAAATGTGGATTGTCTATTCTTCTTATTTACAGGTGATATCCTTTTATATCATACTTATGAAGTATAAATTGTACATTCTTGTATTCTACGTGTGAAGTGTAGATTGAATATTGTATttttttgagtttatttaaatatttctcttaactattgtgatgcattggtaatcttgaggggtatacctcaccggggatagccattgacactaaCCATATTCAGTTGGTGCAAGTTGGTGCTCACGTGGGGCACGAGTAGTctgattttgaaatttaaatttattattattttagttgTCTATTATATTTGCTATtgtatattcttttgaatttgttTGTCAGTCATTGGTTTCTATAAGccttatgggcaaccacttgtacaTTTGGGATTTATATTCAAACATTTCCTCTATTTGCGGTTTGTTTTCCTCACGTTGTGACGATGCTCACTCTTAaatacataaaaaagaaaaagaaaaaaagaagtgaaatgtgagctatctttaaaggttaacactcgggattTCGTAAAACGAGTACTAAACTTGGGTTACGAAATTCGGGGCCATACCCACAAGGCCTTGTGGATTTCTAACTCTAAATACTCATGATATACCTTCTTcttcgaaaaaaaataaaattataaacatatTTATAAATGGTATTCCATGCTGAGGCCAGTTCCTCTACTAGTCCTCGGAGGGTAAGCTTATTATACGAGGTTTGTGTGTGTTCCCACTGCGATGTGCATGTGGCATGCAATCTGTACAGAAGGGTCGTTCCACGGTCAAAGTTGGATGGCCCAGAAGTtgggctgatccaaccatcatgtgtgccaccacatgaatttggaaGTTTTTTGGTGGTTGTCAATTGTTTTCTATGGCATGGCCAGCCTAAAGCTTGGATAGGCCTGAATTTTTAGGCATCCCGTCTCATGGTGGGGCTGACATAATGCATGGGTTGGGTGGTATACACACAACACCGAGACCCATAGGGATGCGGGTGAATAACTTTTACACGCATGTGAATGACTTTTCTCACGGAGGTGAAGCAATTgttgaataagcttattctacaagaaCTTGTATAGGAACCGGCCACCTCCATGCTTGCTTGTACTCATCTTAAGAGTGAAATTGTTATGCATTTGTCTGCAGCTGCGGCTACAAAGAAGACTGACCCAAAGGGACAGGCCTTGAAGGCTGCCAAGGCAGTGAAGTCAGGTGCATCTACCTTAAAAAAGAAGGCCAAGAAGATCCGGACATCGGTCACATTTCATCGGCCGAAGACATTGAAGAAAGAACGCAACCCCAAGTACCCTCGCATTAGTGCGCCCCCGAGGAACAAGCTCGATCACTATCAGATACTCAAATATCCACTCACGACTGAGTCTGTGATGAAGAAGATTGAAGACAACAACACACTGGTGTTCATCGTCGACCTCCGTGCGGACAAGAAGAAAATCAAGGCTGCAGTCAAGAAGATGTACGACATCCAAACCAAGAAAGTGAACACCTTGATCAGGTGAGAATCTGCACCTTTCATCTAAGGCAGTCAGCTGTTTTGATGTCTTGGTTTTAGGGTTGTAGTTTTGACAACTTTGTCTTGGCTCAGTCACTACGGTATGCCGCCTTTCGGCGATCAGAACTGTTATGCATGTGCCATGCCCCCAAATCCTTTCTGTTGCATGATCTCAACCCTGATCGGTTGGCATCCTCTGGATTAACAGTATGGCTAATGGTCCATCACATTGACAGAGAAATTCCACCATTCATAATAGTAAGATTTTCTGATGGGGAGATCATCTGTGGGCTTGTGTGTATGGTACCTGTCCAAGCAAAAGATTCTGCTTAGTTTAGTTgagcattattctatagttttcttattttgatatGTTTTAATTGGTTTGCTAGCCGACCCACATACCACCCTCTAAACGCACCTCTACAAACAGccacacatgccaacctggcaggCATGTATATCCAAGTAGcatgtgaggtgggtcccacaatgtagATCTGGCCAAAAGATAAGCCCTGTCAACTGTAAGTAGGCCGGTTTTATATGAAAACAACAAATGCTCTAAAAAAACCTGCAAGTTTTTCTGGACGTACATTGTTTTCCTACATGTGTGGTTTCCTGATAGTTGACAGGTCTAATTTTTGGTCAGACCATCCATGTGGTGAGCCTGACTTCATATAGCTCAAGCGGCCAACCCAAATGTAGTGCTAGCAAAGGTCTCGGTTGTTGAGAATGGCAATCCTTGCAGTTTGGTGgtcagtttgggaagaaagaaatgggagatgcttcAGGGATACTTCAAATTCTGTTCACGCTGTTGCCTCTAAGGCTAAGTGTCTAAATTTAGAGTGGCCTGTTCATGTAGATTTTCTGAAGGGTCATGACCTTCTTTTTCTTGGAGTTTAGTATCGTTTGCTTTCTCAGCAGACTTTCTATCCTCTTCcctgttttttccttttttggttttaATACAATTCtcgtgatctttcaaaaaaaaaaaagctcaagcGGCCAACCCAAATGCTAGGTTGTCACATGTAGGGCTAAACTTCATTCATACCTCAAGCAGCCAACCCAAATGCCAGGTTGCCAcatgtggggctagcaaacctctATCTTAACAATTTGGCTGTATGAGCCAAATTGTCATTGGGAGCATAATACACCTGGTGTTTGGGCAGCATGGAAAACAGAACCTGCATTAAATGGCCAtttgctcttcttcttttttctttctttttttcattttttcaattcTTCCACCCAGAAGCACAAGTCAGATGAGAACTGTTTTGTAGCACATCTCATCACCCTCGGGAACTGTGGTCACCCAAATAGATTCCACATGCCTCTCATTCGTAGATCAAgcatcaaccaaaaaaaaaaaacagagagagaaggtAGTGGAGTCATTTGATCCTCTTGCAGAATATGAGAACTGTTTTGTAGCACATCTCATCACCCTCAGGAACTGTGGTCACCCAAATAGATTCCACATGCCTCTCATTCGTAGATCAAGCATcaaccataaaaaaaaaacagaaagagagagagagagagagagagagagagagagagagagagagagagaaggtagtGGAGTCATTTGATCCTCTTGCAGAATATGACAGTTGATATGCAGATGCTcaaattgtacatgtgacatacataactcaaattaaaccaactaaattatCGAACCCACTGTCCCGTAGTCAGTCCCAAATTCAGGTTGGTTGAATaatctaacctctgattcgtggccaCGTGTAGTTTAAACATCCAATAATTGTGTGATCATCAAATAACCAGAATTTTTTACTCATGATATATCCTTAATCTGTTACCCATTACtgggacagtttaatttgaattgtcTGCAATTTGATGCAATTtctaagggggcgtttggatcgtaagttgcttaagataaacaaattattccacaagtagcttatcttagtttctacttaataAGAAGATGAATATATTTGGGAAACAACatacatacttatcagcttctcctctctctcctgatgcctctcttcagcaacttatgaaaagtagaagagctaaaaaaattaactgaagggattatgtacttttaa
This window encodes:
- the LOC131243601 gene encoding large ribosomal subunit protein uL23-like; the protein is MAPPTKAAATKKTDPKGQALKAAKAVKSGASTLKKKAKKIRTSVTFHRPKTLKKERNPKYPRISAPPRNKLDHYQILKYPLTTESVMKKIEDNNTLVFIVDLRADKKKIKAAVKKMYDIQTKKVNTLIRPDGTKKAYVRLTPDYDALDVANKIGII